A genome region from Dysgonomonadaceae bacterium PH5-43 includes the following:
- a CDS encoding peptidyl-prolyl cis-trans isomerase SurA (product_source=KO:K03771; cath_funfam=3.10.50.40,3.40.50.300; cleavage_site_network=SignalP-noTM; cog=COG0760; ko=KO:K03771; pfam=PF00639; superfamily=54534), whose translation MNRILSFILCLLAFSGVAKAQDNVADEVIWLVGDEAVLRSDVEIYRLRAQLYNQRIPGDPYCYIPEQIAVQKLYLHQAKLDSVSVSESEVMRYVDYDINSMINDYGSQEKLEEYRGKPLSAIRDELRRSTREQLMIRQVQQSIVKSMKVTPADVRTFYDRIPKDSLPFIPTTVEVEIVTQEPTIELSEIDEVKRRLREFSEQVTTGQREFSTLARLYSECGSAKVGGELGFTGKAALEPEFAEVAFELNDPSKISRIVETENGFHIIQLIEKRGDRINVRHILLRPKVGEAELNETIARADSIRDFIQKGEFTFEYAASHISHDKDTRNNKGLMVNKPSDRYSERSGTSRFEMEELPPEIGKVVANLAVGEVSKPFSMLNSKNREVIAIVRLKSRTMGHKANISDDYLTLKAMVEDEKREKILDAWLQNKIKDTYIRINDNWKNCDFQIKGWLGE comes from the coding sequence ATGAATAGAATACTTTCTTTTATACTATGCTTATTAGCATTTTCAGGAGTAGCGAAAGCTCAAGATAATGTTGCCGATGAAGTGATTTGGTTGGTTGGAGATGAAGCAGTGTTACGCTCAGATGTAGAGATATATCGTTTGAGAGCACAATTATATAATCAGCGTATACCGGGAGATCCGTATTGTTATATTCCTGAACAAATTGCTGTGCAGAAATTATACCTTCATCAAGCTAAGTTAGATAGCGTGAGTGTGTCGGAGTCGGAAGTTATGCGGTATGTCGATTATGATATTAATTCAATGATTAATGATTATGGTTCGCAAGAAAAACTTGAAGAATACAGAGGAAAACCTTTAAGTGCCATAAGAGACGAGCTAAGACGAAGTACAAGAGAGCAGTTAATGATAAGGCAAGTGCAGCAAAGTATAGTGAAATCAATGAAAGTAACTCCTGCCGATGTGCGTACGTTCTATGATAGAATACCTAAAGATAGTTTGCCGTTTATACCAACAACTGTAGAAGTGGAAATTGTTACCCAAGAGCCAACAATAGAACTTTCGGAGATTGATGAAGTTAAAAGACGATTGAGAGAGTTTTCGGAACAAGTAACCACAGGGCAAAGAGAGTTCTCTACTTTAGCTCGCTTATATTCCGAATGTGGTTCGGCAAAAGTAGGAGGTGAATTAGGGTTTACTGGAAAAGCTGCCTTAGAACCCGAGTTTGCGGAAGTTGCTTTTGAACTAAACGACCCTTCTAAAATATCTCGTATAGTAGAAACGGAAAACGGTTTTCATATTATTCAATTAATAGAAAAAAGAGGAGATAGAATTAATGTGAGACACATACTTCTTCGCCCTAAGGTAGGAGAGGCAGAACTTAATGAAACAATAGCTCGCGCCGATTCAATTCGTGATTTTATTCAGAAAGGAGAATTTACATTCGAATATGCCGCATCTCACATTTCTCACGATAAAGATACTCGAAACAATAAAGGCTTAATGGTAAATAAACCTTCAGACCGTTATAGTGAAAGATCAGGAACTTCAAGATTTGAAATGGAAGAGCTCCCTCCTGAAATAGGAAAAGTTGTTGCTAACCTTGCCGTGGGAGAAGTGTCTAAGCCATTCTCAATGTTAAATTCAAAAAACAGAGAAGTGATAGCTATTGTTAGGTTGAAATCTCGAACTATGGGGCATAAGGCAAATATAAGCGACGATTATCTAACCTTAAAAGCAATGGTGGAAGACGAAAAACGAGAAAAGATTTTAGACGCTTGGTTGCAAAATAAGATAAAAGATACTTACATTCGTATCAATGACAACTGGAAGAATTGCGACTTTCAAATTAAAGGTTGGTTAGGTGAATAA
- a CDS encoding hypothetical protein (product_source=Hypo-rule applied; superfamily=109998), translating into MRLIYILVILSLLAVSCKRETANKVDSLAKVGDKYLTIEELSASLPKYSNPEDSVLAAENFIKTWIIDNLIFDVAEKNIVNKQTIDYLVNNYRKSLVIYQYQEQLVDEKLSKEIENDEIISYYEANADKFQLDRPLIKGFFLKIPIDAPNINQLRVWYKSNSPSSIEKMEKYCIQNATSYDYFVDSWVDFIDLMDVWPVDYKNESDVIRNNRYLEQQDANYYYFLNIKDYLLPGDNAPFEYAKSTVKDILINRKKIEFLRKTEEDLYNKALKSGQIVFYNE; encoded by the coding sequence ATGAGGCTAATTTATATATTAGTCATACTATCTTTGTTAGCTGTTTCTTGTAAAAGGGAAACAGCTAATAAAGTAGATAGCTTAGCGAAAGTCGGCGACAAATATTTGACTATCGAAGAGCTAAGTGCGAGTTTGCCTAAATATTCAAATCCTGAAGATAGTGTGCTCGCTGCCGAAAATTTTATTAAAACATGGATAATAGATAATTTAATATTTGATGTAGCAGAAAAGAATATTGTAAATAAACAAACAATAGATTATTTAGTGAATAACTATAGAAAATCTTTGGTTATTTATCAATATCAAGAGCAATTAGTAGACGAAAAACTCTCTAAAGAGATAGAGAATGATGAAATTATTAGTTATTATGAGGCTAATGCAGATAAATTTCAATTAGACAGACCTTTGATTAAAGGATTCTTTTTGAAAATACCAATAGATGCCCCCAATATTAATCAACTAAGAGTTTGGTATAAATCAAATTCTCCTTCATCTATAGAGAAAATGGAGAAATATTGCATACAGAATGCTACAAGTTATGATTATTTTGTTGATAGTTGGGTCGACTTTATAGACTTAATGGATGTTTGGCCAGTAGATTATAAGAATGAGTCAGATGTTATTCGCAATAATCGTTACTTAGAACAACAAGATGCTAATTATTATTACTTCTTGAATATAAAGGATTATTTATTGCCAGGAGATAATGCTCCATTTGAATATGCAAAGTCTACAGTGAAAGACATATTGATTAATCGGAAGAAAATAGAATTTTTACGCAAAACAGAAGAAGATTTATATAATAAAGCCCTAAAAAGCGGACAAATAGTTTTTTATAATGAATAG
- a CDS encoding peptidyl-prolyl cis-trans isomerase SurA (product_source=KO:K03771; cath_funfam=3.10.50.40; cleavage_site_network=SignalP-noTM; cog=COG0760,COG3365; ko=KO:K03771; pfam=PF13616; superfamily=54534,55282), producing MYMKRSLFSLLLMLPFIVAVAQTNDPVVMNVNGKDVKKSEFEYIYSKNNTEDAIDKRTLDEYVVLFKNFKLRVAEAETQGMDTTAAFHKELNDYRTQLARPYLTVEEIDEDLIKQAYDRSKEYNELTAIFVMFPQFKDGRPAGLTTADTLETYKKALDIRKKALRKGANFEKLVVEFTDEESAKTSSRPGYLGWHSSANLYPSLEAPIVNTPAGGITMPIRTPQGYYVIKINAKKQHPGEVRAAHILIMCPENADAVQVSDAEAKIKEIQDKLSQGVPFAELATEYSEDQGTAARGGDLSWFEFGRMVPEFNNEVFAMTDTGAISKPVKTQYGYHIIKLLDKRESAGYESKKEGLKTKLERTGSYYELYKPAIDKMKQEYSYTVEMPVYTKLYEAALTTIPTEDTYTYHTFGNNEELLFSIRKEPFTVRDFMAFLKENPRSFSNLSSEIFEDKYNQFVFEKLMAAKDASLEAKYPEFRNLMQEYRDGILLFEVSNKEVWDKASTDTTGLSKFFEENKAKYAWKEPHWKGYVVLIKDADTKKKIKKEIKKKSNEEAVAYILENYKVGEVSYVKVEKGLFTKGQNPFVDQEIFKGSKAEYPQEYKESLLLGKLLKNNTPEDYTDVRGLAITDYQNYLETEWLKYLNDKYPVVIYQDVIDTLK from the coding sequence ATGTATATGAAAAGGAGTTTATTTTCTCTATTACTAATGTTGCCTTTTATTGTGGCTGTAGCTCAAACTAACGACCCAGTAGTGATGAATGTCAATGGTAAAGATGTTAAAAAGTCGGAGTTTGAGTATATCTATAGTAAAAATAATACGGAAGATGCTATAGATAAACGTACTTTAGATGAATATGTGGTGCTGTTTAAAAACTTTAAATTAAGAGTTGCAGAGGCAGAAACTCAAGGAATGGACACTACCGCAGCATTTCATAAAGAATTGAATGATTACCGTACACAATTGGCTCGTCCTTACTTAACAGTCGAGGAGATAGATGAAGACTTGATTAAGCAAGCTTATGATAGGTCTAAAGAATACAATGAGTTGACTGCTATTTTTGTTATGTTTCCTCAATTCAAAGACGGACGTCCAGCAGGTTTAACAACAGCTGATACGTTAGAAACATATAAGAAAGCTTTAGATATAAGAAAGAAAGCATTAAGAAAAGGAGCTAACTTCGAAAAATTAGTTGTGGAGTTTACAGATGAAGAAAGTGCAAAAACATCTTCTCGTCCTGGTTATTTAGGTTGGCATTCTTCTGCTAATTTATACCCTTCGTTAGAAGCTCCTATTGTTAATACTCCAGCAGGTGGTATCACTATGCCTATTCGCACTCCTCAAGGTTATTATGTTATTAAGATAAATGCAAAGAAACAACACCCTGGTGAGGTTCGCGCAGCTCATATTTTAATTATGTGTCCTGAAAATGCTGATGCCGTTCAGGTTTCTGATGCGGAAGCTAAGATAAAAGAAATACAAGATAAACTATCTCAAGGTGTTCCTTTTGCTGAGCTTGCAACTGAATATTCAGAAGACCAAGGTACTGCCGCAAGGGGAGGAGATCTTTCTTGGTTTGAGTTTGGAAGAATGGTGCCCGAATTTAATAACGAAGTATTTGCGATGACTGATACTGGAGCTATTAGTAAGCCAGTAAAAACTCAATATGGTTATCATATTATAAAGTTATTAGACAAAAGAGAGTCTGCTGGTTACGAAAGTAAAAAAGAAGGATTGAAAACAAAGTTAGAGCGCACAGGTAGTTACTACGAATTGTATAAACCTGCAATAGATAAAATGAAACAGGAATATAGCTATACTGTTGAGATGCCTGTTTATACAAAACTATACGAAGCGGCATTAACTACTATTCCAACAGAAGATACTTACACTTACCATACATTTGGAAACAACGAAGAATTATTATTTTCAATCAGAAAAGAACCATTTACTGTTAGAGACTTTATGGCTTTTTTGAAAGAAAACCCTCGTTCGTTCTCTAATTTATCCTCTGAAATATTTGAAGATAAGTATAATCAGTTTGTTTTTGAAAAACTTATGGCAGCCAAAGATGCAAGTTTGGAAGCGAAATATCCAGAGTTCAGAAATTTAATGCAAGAATATAGAGACGGAATTCTGTTGTTCGAGGTAAGCAATAAAGAAGTATGGGACAAAGCATCTACAGATACTACAGGTTTATCTAAGTTTTTTGAAGAAAACAAAGCTAAGTATGCTTGGAAAGAGCCTCATTGGAAAGGATATGTGGTTTTGATTAAAGACGCAGACACTAAGAAGAAGATTAAAAAAGAAATAAAGAAGAAAAGTAACGAAGAGGCAGTAGCTTACATATTAGAAAACTATAAAGTAGGTGAAGTGTCGTACGTTAAGGTAGAAAAAGGCTTATTTACTAAAGGACAAAATCCTTTTGTAGATCAAGAAATATTTAAAGGCTCTAAAGCTGAATATCCTCAAGAATATAAAGAATCTTTATTGTTAGGTAAGTTGTTGAAAAACAATACCCCTGAAGACTATACCGATGTTCGAGGTTTAGCTATAACAGATTATCAAAATTATCTCGAAACAGAGTGGTTGAAATATCTTAATGACAAATATCCCGTGGTTATTTATCAAGATGTGATTGATACTCTAAAATGA
- a CDS encoding IMP dehydrogenase (product_source=KO:K00088; cath_funfam=3.20.20.70; cog=COG0516; ko=KO:K00088; pfam=PF00478,PF00571; smart=SM01240; superfamily=51412; tigrfam=TIGR01302), with translation MSFIADKIVMDGLTFDDVLLIPAYSNVLPRNVELKTKFSKNIPLNIPMVSAAMDTVTEYKMAIAIAREGGIGVIHKNMTVEEQARQVRAVKRAENGMISNPVSIKKGKTVQEALNMMAEYKIGGIPVVDDENNLLGIVTNRDLRFQKNMDLHIDDIMTVSPLITAEPGTGLEAAADILQKHKIEKLPVVDENNKLVGLITYKDITKAKDKPLASKDSQGRLRVAAGVGVTSDTYDRIAALVDAGVDAIVIDTAHGHSQGVVDVLKEAKKRFPNIDIVIGNIATAEAARMLVDAGADGVKVGIGPGSICTTRVIAGVGVPQLSAIYDVAKELKGSGVPIIADGGLRYSGDIVKALAAGGATVMMGSLLAGVEESPGETILYNGRKFKSYRGMGSLEAMQKGSKDRYFQDAEDDIKKLVPEGIAARVPYKGSLFEVVYQMVGGLRAGMGYCGAANIEKLHDAKFTRITNAGMMESHPHDVAITQEAPNYTTNKG, from the coding sequence ATGTCATTTATTGCAGATAAAATCGTGATGGACGGACTAACATTCGACGACGTCCTTTTAATCCCCGCTTACTCAAACGTACTTCCACGTAATGTAGAATTGAAAACTAAGTTTTCAAAAAACATACCTTTGAACATTCCAATGGTCTCGGCTGCGATGGATACTGTTACCGAATACAAGATGGCAATAGCTATTGCCCGCGAAGGAGGTATAGGTGTTATCCATAAAAATATGACGGTTGAAGAACAAGCTCGTCAGGTGCGTGCCGTTAAGAGAGCAGAAAACGGAATGATATCTAATCCGGTAAGTATAAAAAAAGGCAAAACAGTTCAGGAAGCTCTGAATATGATGGCGGAATACAAAATCGGTGGTATCCCTGTTGTTGATGATGAAAACAACTTGCTTGGTATTGTTACTAACAGAGATTTGCGTTTCCAAAAGAATATGGATTTGCATATTGATGATATAATGACTGTTAGTCCTCTTATTACAGCAGAGCCTGGTACTGGCTTAGAAGCAGCGGCAGATATTCTTCAGAAACACAAAATAGAAAAACTTCCAGTTGTAGACGAAAACAATAAATTAGTAGGGCTTATAACATATAAGGATATAACAAAAGCTAAAGATAAACCTTTAGCAAGTAAAGATTCGCAAGGTAGACTTAGAGTTGCAGCAGGTGTTGGAGTAACATCAGATACTTACGACCGTATTGCAGCCTTAGTAGATGCTGGCGTTGATGCTATTGTTATTGATACGGCTCACGGACATTCGCAAGGTGTGGTTGACGTACTAAAGGAAGCTAAAAAAAGATTCCCAAATATTGATATAGTTATAGGTAATATCGCAACAGCAGAAGCAGCTCGAATGTTGGTAGATGCAGGAGCTGATGGAGTTAAAGTTGGAATAGGTCCTGGTTCTATCTGTACAACTCGTGTTATTGCAGGTGTTGGAGTTCCTCAATTATCAGCTATTTATGATGTGGCTAAAGAACTTAAAGGTTCGGGAGTTCCTATTATTGCTGATGGAGGTTTACGCTATTCGGGAGATATAGTTAAAGCTTTAGCAGCAGGTGGAGCAACAGTAATGATGGGGTCTTTATTGGCTGGAGTGGAAGAATCTCCAGGGGAAACCATATTATATAATGGTAGAAAATTCAAATCATATAGAGGTATGGGTTCTTTAGAAGCAATGCAAAAAGGATCTAAAGACCGTTACTTCCAAGATGCAGAAGATGATATTAAGAAATTAGTGCCAGAAGGTATTGCTGCTCGAGTTCCATATAAAGGTTCTTTGTTTGAAGTTGTTTATCAAATGGTAGGCGGATTAAGAGCTGGTATGGGATATTGTGGTGCTGCAAATATAGAAAAACTTCACGATGCTAAGTTTACTCGAATAACTAATGCTGGTATGATGGAAAGTCACCCTCACGATGTTGCTATAACTCAAGAAGCACCAAATTATACAACAAATAAAGGTTAA
- a CDS encoding copper homeostasis protein (lipoprotein) (product_source=KO:K06079; cleavage_site_network=SignalP-noTM; cog=COG3015; ko=KO:K06079; pfam=PF03724,PF04170): MKSRLLVLFSAALLVGTFAACKQKNAEETIATADTSQNSLDWKGTYVGVMPCADCEGINISITLNEDNSYKMERVYLTAERETFSTEGTFAWDEQGSVITLETTEAETYPSVIKVAENKLVLLDKEGKEVAGELAENYILTKLDENLIEKYWKLTELEGEPIVYKGEGAKEAFITLRTEGCKVNGNFACNTFGGTYKVKQGNKLSFSQMFSTMMMCPNMDIESKFNKALQKVDSYTVDVDADILTFYDVDMNPVAKFAAVYM, translated from the coding sequence ATGAAAAGTAGATTATTAGTATTATTTAGTGCAGCTCTATTAGTGGGAACTTTTGCTGCTTGTAAACAAAAAAATGCAGAAGAAACTATCGCAACAGCTGATACTTCTCAAAACTCTTTGGACTGGAAAGGAACTTATGTAGGCGTTATGCCTTGTGCCGATTGTGAAGGTATAAACATTTCTATTACTTTGAACGAAGATAATAGTTATAAAATGGAACGTGTTTATCTAACTGCTGAAAGAGAAACTTTTTCTACAGAGGGAACTTTTGCTTGGGACGAACAAGGTAGTGTTATTACATTAGAAACTACTGAAGCCGAAACTTACCCTTCTGTAATAAAAGTGGCAGAAAATAAACTTGTCCTTTTAGATAAAGAAGGAAAAGAAGTTGCAGGCGAATTAGCAGAGAATTATATTCTTACTAAATTAGATGAAAATTTAATTGAGAAATATTGGAAATTAACTGAATTAGAAGGCGAACCTATTGTTTATAAAGGTGAAGGTGCAAAAGAAGCGTTTATAACTCTAAGAACAGAAGGTTGTAAGGTAAATGGAAACTTTGCTTGTAATACTTTTGGTGGAACATATAAAGTTAAACAAGGAAACAAACTTTCTTTTTCTCAAATGTTTTCAACAATGATGATGTGTCCAAATATGGATATTGAAAGCAAATTTAATAAAGCGCTTCAAAAAGTAGATAGTTATACTGTAGATGTCGACGCTGATATTCTAACTTTCTATGACGTGGATATGAATCCAGTGGCAAAATTTGCAGCGGTTTATATGTAA
- a CDS encoding alpha-L-fucosidase (product_source=COG3669; cath_funfam=3.20.20.80; cog=COG3669; pfam=PF01120; superfamily=51445): protein MCFIVFFLTLSEVTNKHAYTMKYTLSLFLIVVLCALNTTAQQLTLPAQHQLKWHEAELGVVFHYDLHVFDGIKYGQGNNRIQPVDNYNIFNPTQLDTDQWILAAKAAGAKFAILTATHETGFALYQSDANPYCLKAVKWRDGKGDIVRDFVNSCRKYDIMPGIYIGIRWNSLFGIHNFKAQGEGEFAKSRQQWYKRMCENMVEEICSRYGELFMIWFDGGADDPRGDGPDVEPIINRLQPNCLFYHNIDRADLRWGGSETGTVGYPCWSTFPFPYSHSKNLDTQLNHNKILSNGDKDGKYWVPAMADAPLRGMNGRHEWFWEPDDEHSICSVDNLMDMYRKSVGRNATLVIGLTPDTCGLMPAPDVQALNEWGKEIKRQFSNPIASSKGQKNNINIKLKEKQTINQCVIQENIIKGERVRKYEVQARINGRWQTICKGESIGHKRIETFPEIEAKEFQLIITESVAQPEIINFSIYNI from the coding sequence ATGTGCTTTATTGTTTTTTTCCTAACTTTGTCAGAAGTTACAAACAAACATGCATACACCATGAAATATACATTATCATTATTTCTTATTGTTGTATTATGTGCTTTAAACACAACAGCACAACAACTAACACTACCTGCGCAACACCAACTCAAATGGCACGAAGCTGAATTAGGCGTTGTATTTCATTACGACTTACACGTATTCGATGGCATTAAGTATGGGCAAGGCAACAATCGCATACAACCAGTTGACAACTACAATATATTTAATCCTACCCAGCTCGACACCGACCAGTGGATTTTAGCAGCCAAAGCGGCTGGAGCAAAGTTTGCAATACTTACCGCCACACACGAAACTGGCTTTGCTTTATATCAGAGTGATGCAAATCCTTATTGTCTCAAAGCTGTAAAGTGGCGCGATGGCAAAGGAGACATTGTTCGTGATTTTGTTAACTCTTGCCGCAAATACGATATAATGCCTGGCATTTACATTGGCATTCGATGGAATTCTCTTTTTGGCATTCATAATTTCAAAGCTCAAGGCGAAGGAGAGTTTGCTAAAAGTCGCCAACAGTGGTATAAACGTATGTGTGAGAATATGGTCGAAGAAATTTGCAGTCGCTATGGCGAACTATTTATGATATGGTTTGATGGAGGAGCCGATGATCCTCGCGGAGACGGACCTGATGTAGAACCTATCATAAATCGCCTACAACCAAATTGTTTATTTTATCACAACATCGACCGCGCCGACCTTCGCTGGGGAGGATCAGAAACTGGAACTGTAGGCTATCCTTGTTGGTCTACCTTTCCTTTCCCTTATTCTCACAGTAAGAATTTAGACACACAATTAAATCACAACAAAATACTTAGCAACGGTGATAAAGACGGAAAATACTGGGTACCTGCTATGGCTGATGCTCCATTAAGGGGTATGAATGGCAGACACGAATGGTTTTGGGAACCAGACGATGAACATTCAATATGTTCTGTTGATAATCTTATGGATATGTACCGAAAATCGGTAGGTAGAAATGCAACACTTGTAATAGGTCTAACTCCTGACACTTGCGGACTTATGCCTGCTCCTGATGTACAAGCATTAAATGAATGGGGAAAGGAAATTAAGCGACAATTCTCTAATCCTATTGCATCAAGTAAAGGACAAAAGAATAACATTAATATCAAACTCAAAGAGAAACAAACAATTAACCAATGTGTTATCCAAGAAAACATAATCAAAGGTGAACGAGTAAGAAAATATGAAGTACAAGCTCGCATCAATGGTCGCTGGCAAACTATATGCAAAGGCGAATCGATAGGACACAAACGCATTGAAACATTTCCAGAGATAGAGGCAAAAGAATTTCAGTTGATTATAACCGAATCTGTTGCTCAACCCGAAATAATAAATTTTAGCATTTATAATATATGA
- a CDS encoding arylsulfatase A-like enzyme (product_source=COG3119; cath_funfam=3.40.720.10; cleavage_site_network=SignalP-noTM; cog=COG3119; pfam=PF00884; superfamily=53649): MKKTILYPLLAAPLLSMQANAQTDNNRPNIILFMVDDMGWQDTSLPFWSERTHYNNIYETPNMERLANQGMMFTQAYASSVSSPTRCSLLTGMNAARHRVTNWTLFKDRSTDRKSDVLEFPQWNVNGICQVAGIPRTTQATALPQLLKDNGYHTIHCGKAHFGAINTPGESPYHLGFEVNIAGHAAGGPASYLGEQNFGNRTDGKNSPSNAIPGLEKYWGEDIFVTEALTIEAKKALDKAQKYNQPFFLYMAHYAIHVPVDKDMRFYQKYIDKGLSTKEAGYASLIEGMDKSLGDLMNYLDSNNLTDNTVIIFMSDNGGLSSESEWRDTPLHQHNYPLNSGKGSLYEGGIREPMIVCWPGKVKAGSKCNSPLIIEDFFPSILEMAIVENYDTKQIVDGQSFIPLLTKPEKQSKDRAFIWNFPNLWGNEGPGIGSACSIRKGDWKLVYYYETGKKELFNIPKDIGEKNDLAKKKTRIVRDLSVELSNALRSMNAQRPIFKESGNEVPWPDEVM, encoded by the coding sequence ATGAAAAAAACAATCTTGTACCCTCTGCTTGCAGCCCCTCTCCTTTCTATGCAAGCTAATGCGCAAACAGACAATAATCGTCCTAATATTATTCTTTTTATGGTTGATGATATGGGTTGGCAAGATACATCTCTTCCTTTTTGGTCGGAACGCACCCACTACAACAATATTTACGAGACTCCCAATATGGAACGGCTCGCTAATCAAGGAATGATGTTTACTCAAGCATACGCTTCAAGCGTTAGCTCCCCTACCCGATGCAGTTTACTTACAGGAATGAATGCCGCTCGCCACAGAGTAACAAACTGGACTCTATTTAAGGATAGATCTACCGACCGCAAAAGTGACGTATTAGAATTTCCCCAATGGAACGTCAACGGCATCTGTCAGGTAGCAGGCATTCCTCGCACTACTCAAGCAACTGCACTCCCTCAATTACTTAAAGACAATGGTTATCATACCATTCATTGTGGCAAAGCTCACTTTGGCGCAATCAATACTCCCGGCGAAAGTCCGTATCATTTAGGATTTGAAGTTAATATTGCAGGGCATGCGGCAGGTGGACCTGCAAGTTATTTAGGAGAACAAAACTTTGGTAATCGCACCGACGGAAAGAATAGCCCCTCTAATGCGATACCCGGATTAGAGAAATACTGGGGTGAAGATATTTTCGTAACGGAAGCTCTTACCATTGAAGCTAAGAAAGCTCTTGACAAAGCCCAAAAATACAACCAACCATTCTTTTTATATATGGCGCACTACGCCATACACGTGCCTGTAGATAAGGATATGCGTTTCTATCAGAAATATATAGATAAAGGTCTGTCTACAAAAGAGGCTGGATATGCTTCGCTAATCGAAGGTATGGATAAAAGTCTGGGCGACTTAATGAATTATCTCGACAGCAACAACCTTACCGACAATACAGTTATAATATTTATGTCTGACAATGGTGGGCTTTCTTCCGAAAGCGAGTGGAGAGACACTCCTTTGCATCAACACAACTATCCATTAAACAGCGGTAAAGGTTCTTTGTATGAGGGAGGTATTCGCGAACCAATGATTGTTTGTTGGCCTGGTAAAGTTAAAGCCGGCAGTAAATGTAATTCACCGTTAATTATTGAAGATTTCTTTCCAAGTATTCTCGAAATGGCAATAGTAGAAAACTACGACACCAAACAAATTGTTGACGGACAAAGTTTCATTCCTTTACTTACCAAACCGGAAAAACAATCTAAAGACAGAGCGTTTATTTGGAACTTCCCTAACCTATGGGGAAACGAAGGACCAGGAATTGGTTCTGCGTGTTCTATCCGTAAGGGAGATTGGAAGTTGGTTTACTACTACGAAACTGGGAAAAAAGAATTATTCAACATACCTAAAGATATAGGTGAGAAGAATGATTTAGCAAAGAAAAAGACTCGAATAGTACGAGACTTATCTGTAGAATTAAGTAACGCTCTTAGGAGTATGAATGCACAGCGTCCAATTTTCAAAGAATCGGGCAATGAAGTTCCTTGGCCTGACGAAGTAATGTAA